The Halichondria panicea chromosome 17, odHalPani1.1, whole genome shotgun sequence DNA segment TTTCAAAATGAGTTTAGTATTCTTCTCAGTCATATTTCGAATATCCTTATTGAATTGCAGGTTAAAGATCCATCAGACTTAGCTAACTCACTATTTGGTATTTCAACAGTTGGACATTTCATTGTTTTCCACACTTCGTAACTTCTGGGGTATTCTTCTTTTGGTGGGTGGAGGACAACACCATTAACAAACAGACAGTTTGCACCATTGTCATCAGGAAAAATTAACTGTTTGTACTTGTGAGCACCAAATGACTCCATATCCTTCCATGCTTGTCTCCCAGCAGGACTATTGCTAATAGCAAGAATGTCCACACCTGCCAATGAACACACAGATTTTAAGTGTAGTGTGCCCTTTGGTACCTTCACTCCAGTTACAGGCCAGCCAGAGAACACTTTCGACAGATACTCAATCCCTGCCTGTTGTATATAAAGCATAAAATGTGTACAATGacaagtgtgtacatgtggtgGTATGAGTAATTATggagagataattataataaacaaTGCAACACTGAGTTCATGACATCATAGTGATCACACTGTGAGCATTGCCGAAAATGTATTGAAAAATATAAGTAATGTTAATTAAATACTAAATGCTATACACTATAGAAACCAAAGGagtaatatacatgcactatacagTGCGTATAGTATAGTAAGTAtgtgtatgactgagctgtctagcaaagcaactcaggagcgataaaactaaaccagacaccagactagaggcatgctgaacGAAGTTTTAGTAGTGCATGAGACACGCACTGTGGACGCTGGAATTACAAATATggctggtataattatgttctgggGATAAGCAAAAGAAAACAATTTCTAGCTTTCTAGCTTAAGTGGTTTTTTCCaatgttcctggtacggggtCCTTTCAGCTGTAAACATGTACCTAAAAAAAAGCcgtgtgtagctagctagccatgcagcctacgtgcaagttcaacttcttagcttttgctcgacaacgAAGCTAAACTTATTTTCACATAATTACGGTGCAAAAGTTATAAGGGGGTGGGATGACCGTGAATGATTTTCAGGGATATAGAAGCATGTGTAGACTACAATGTAGAAGTTGTAATAAGTATAATCAAGGgcatataaaagaagagagggcatgcaactcctatatgagcagagttcaaacgtgggcggatgaatgtgcacgACTGggcatgaaatgctaaaaatagaaatttctatttttagcacttcatgcaaatgcacacattcctccgcccatgtttaaactctgctagctacgtgtactgatagtggagttgcatgccctctcttcttttatacgcccttggtataatacatttcctgtcaatgaataataaaaggtcagagttcacacgGGCAGTACCGGTACATGCGATATGCAagtcgagaaagaagctttattttgcaaatccatgaatcaaaatccgagagaacgtggctagaagcctgtAGAAACTGTTAGGTTTGGTTGCAACCGCtgaacagttacagctggaacaaacacacacacacacacagctagctTTTACCGTATTCCTTGTGTGGCTACGCCtgcgcctcgaggcataataattctAGAAGATGTCAAAATACGGTCCGGTTTCAGCTTTATGATAACAACACCATAACTAATAAAAAGGCTGTCATGACAGTGAAATTTAAAATAACAACTGTTGTCTTACCTCATTGGTTCGTTCACTCAATCCAATAAAAAATTCTCTACCCGTGAACAGAACATCTCCACCGTCCAAGAAAGCACCAGGCTTTTTCATCTCAACTATATCAAGGTTCATACTTTCGAGTACCTTTCTCATTGGTTCAATCTCTCCAGCACGAGATGGAGGTGCCATCTTGGTTAACAGAGCCACGCCATTCAGTATCACAGCAGGCTCTTCCACGTACACCTGATCTGGGAATCTATCATCAGCAGGGACTTCTACAATGGTAGGTATCAACTTTCGAAGTTCAGAAACATAGATGGAATGCTCTTGTTTAGCTTTCTCGATGACGATTGCTTTATCAGGTTGATCAATTCGAAGGGAGTTTTTAACAAAGTTTTCATTGATGCTTTCAGGGCTGCCAACTATGGCTCTTTGGAAGTGGAAATAATCTGCCACACTGTGAGAACTTCTACCTTTGATTGTGACCATCCAACGGGACCCTCTTTTTAGGAGTGGAAATAGAACGCTCATTTTTCCCCAGTGCAGATTAGTTGCTGGCCAGATTCGCAAGAGCAAGAGCTATTGATTGCAAAAAGGTTGCTCTTTGACTTGAACTTTTGACATAGATAGTTTTTAACAACAAAAATGGtcatcattacccactctttgagtttcctggattttgcatgcagcaaaattgcAAGCAATCCCTGATCTTCATCACAATTATAAAAAGGCGGCCGAGAAGTGCAATACCCTAGCTCAACCAATAATAAATACATCAGTGTTTGAAATTCCTGCAAACCAACAAAGGCTTCGATCATCCCTCCACTTTGTCAGCTCTAAACCCataatataaataattatgttatgggTGAAGCCAAAGTTTTCGAAGCAATTGACCCAACTAGATAAGTCCTGCGGATCAGATGGAATACCCGGGCGACTCCTCCTAGAGGGTGCTGCTCAACTATCTTCACCACTAGCAATACTATTTAACATGTCCATCCAACAGAACACCTTACCCTTCGACTGGAAAACTTCGAACCCATGATCACCCCTCTCCACAAGAAAGGACATCAAAAACTCACCTATACTACATGCAACTACAGAACCAATCAGTTTAACATCATTTGCTGTCAAAACACTCGAAAGAAATATTCACACAAGGCTATGCAACTATATCTACTGGACAACAATACTTTATCACCAATCCAACATGGCTTCAGACCTCAGAGCAATCTATACTACCGGTATATACCGTAGTTCCCTACTATAAatatacactcaaatgggatctaatagTAAATACCAACATCACTCAAATCAGTGTGCCCTCAGGTAAGGGAGTTATGAGGAATGTGATCAAGGCGGGGAAATTATGCCCACCTATAGTTGTTTGACATACAGAGGCCAAGTGGGGTATCCTTAAAATGGTTACAAAAACAATTAATGGTATAATTTTCACAGCCTGTTGAATATCTCTATGCATATATACTGTTGCCTCTGATGTAGACACTGATTTGAACTGAGTTGCCTATACAACTAAAACTATATAAAGCTATAAAACGCTTGTGGAGTGGGGAACAATGGACTGTGTGTGAACAATGAGCATGCAGCTTGCTTGTTTATTTTCTCGATACATGATGTTGAAAAGGAAATCATTACAAGATCTTCATGGGTACCATCTCACTTTCTCCTTCGCTTGGCCGTCGCTCTTCTTCTGCCAAAACAAGGAGAATAAAATGTGACCTGTCGCACATCCTTATACACATCATTGCTACTATTGATGTACTTATCCTCACCTATACTATGTTCCTTTTCCTGCGGTGGGCGCCATGCACCTGAGGAAAAAGAGTTTTTAGCTGTAATCATCAGTCTGAGAATAGGgcttggcaaattatgctaaCATAATTTTTGGAATAATAGGGAGACTTCTAGCAACAAGCATAATTGAGAATAGTAGAGCACttaattagcataatttgaCCCTTAGGTGGACGTAGCTATAGATAGACATCTatattactgtactgtaaGCACTCTAGGCAGGCAGGGAGAAGAATATTTTTTTCGGCACAGAGGATTATATTTCACTTTCTGTAATGCTACCTCAGGTATATAGCCCGTTTGGTCCtgggccgatttttttttatagaacaaagttgaaaaatactagctagagacaacgaggctgggaacgaggctacctcAGGTATAGAATAAATTGTTGTCTTTAAACTGGAATAATAGGCTGACTTTTTGACAAAAAGAATAATAGAaagcataatttgccaaggTCTATCTGAGAGTATAAACACTTGAAGGATGCATGGCAATGAATTGTTCTTTTCATGTGAAACATATTGTACTCACCCTGGATCTTGATTTCCCTTGTAGGGTCAAAGCTATCCAGACAGTATTTTATGACCCTCTTGCATCCAGCATCGCTTAACCATTCACGAAGATTGTCAAGATTGTCAGGTTCAACTTCCAATTGCTTCTCTGCCACTTCAAAGAACTCAAGCAAACGTAGAGTGTAGTCCTTGTTGTGTAATGGCTTTGATAGAGTGTTGAGAGTTGTGCGAGGCTTAAAAGTATCTCCTGCTGTATTGATAATCCTGGTTGCTGCACCTTCATCGTTTGCAATACTAGCCACAATTTTCAGAAGCATTGCACGAAGGTGAACCATTGGTGTAAGTGATTCGGGCACGAAGTACGCTTCAGTAACATATTCTTGCAGGTTTGCAAGCCAATCAGTAGGGCACACTTGGGTCTCATTTAAAACATACCAAAACCTTGCAAGACCTCCTTCTTTATCTTTGAGAGTTTCAAAGTAGATTCGACTGATGAGATTCTCACCGTTCAGTACTTGTTTAGGTGCATTTGGTGGTAGAATAGGAGCCAGCAAAAAGCACACTCGATCATAGTTTAGAGACTTAGGTGGAATTTCTTGACTGATATCTTCGATAAGTTGTAAcaattttttgctttttatAGATGACGCCATTTGATTTGGACTTAGCTGTAAGTACAAATACATTCATGATTATTAACGACTGCATAGGCATAGAATTTTATGGTGCCAtgcccataattattcaacatCTAGactatggggtgccgtttgtgtcaaaatccaAAAAGAGTCGATGTTATGAAATAGAGTTGACGTTATAAAAAAATCTATGTTTTAATTAGGAGTCGATGTTATAAATAAGTCGATGTGTTTACCATAACATTAGAGTAGGCCTattctgtgttttgtagtaagTCGACCTTTACTAATACGATTTAATAACAGTAAAACTGGAGAGTGTAGGAAGCTGGAGCCGAGGTGTGCTGCACAGAACAGACTGGAGAAACCCAATGAGTGACCTTAATGAACTAAGGTCAGCCTGCCCTGTGCAGCACCACTCTCCAGTTTACCGTTAAATTGAACTTAAATCGTATTAGTAAAGGTGGACTTACTAACAAAACACAGAATACCAGATAAATTGTTATGGTAAACATTTGACTCCCTTGTAACGTCGACTCCATTTCATAACATCGACTATTTTTATAACATTGACTCCGACTGGACTGTGTAAACATTGACTGATTTTAGAATTGCATGAACTAgtaattttgacacaaacagCACCCCTTTTTAAAACATCAACCTTTATAACATCGACTCTTTTTATAATGTCGACTCCATTTCATAAGATCGACTCTTATTGGATTTTGACACACCCATATCGATTTATATCAGATAGATCTACAGATactgagataattatataactatagCTTTCAACTGATGCTTCATTTCAATAGCTTATAATACATAGACTGTACTATTATTTAAGACTCACATCACAGCAGACTCACCGTCCAGTTATTAAAAAAACTTGTTGGCTGTTGGCGCTTGGCCGAGCTGTGGTTTTCACTACCCCAAATGAATGTGGTCTAATCTCTAGATCTATGTTAATTTCCCAGCACTGCACTAAGTGCAGCATGGGGAAAGATCTATGTCATGAATAATGATGTATAGTTCTCATCACCTATGTACACGCATGAGCTGTTCATGTTGTTGTCTCTATATGATATACTAAAAGTGTCGAGCTTCTGCCATTCCTTGAGAGTCAGACTTGAGAGAGCAATtggaagctatatatatacatgtatagtataggTGAGAACAACCACACAGCATAACAAGATAGTATGATCACCAAATCAAATGCACTGAACAAGTCTGGCAAATGGGTGACTGTTGGTTGGATCAGTTTTAGCCAGCTGAGCCAGCTCGATTGGGTGGGACTGTCAACTCATAGACTGCATGTGCTGCCTCAGTACCTGCTATACGATGTGTTCTTTTCTCCCTGTAGCACTGGTCATGGTGCTATATACTCCGTGACTAATTCTGGTGTTCGAGTATACCACAATGACGGTCATGCACGTTAAACAACTTTTGTGTACACGCATGTCCATACATGCTCTTTtgttataaaaattattaaaaTTGTGTTTGTACAAAAACTAGTGTGGGATGGGGATGTAATGTAaaattagtgtgtgtagtgtagtgtaAAATAGAGCAGTGTGAATGAGTTATCTTAACAGCTAGTAATTCGGATACGCTACAGTTAGAGTATGCAATACGTTATTAAGAGCTAAACAGCAACCCTTAGGTCACATCTTTCAGTAAGTTGAGGTGTGCGGTTGACGACAGCAGATCGTATTGCAATCTTGCCCACATCCGTCATGTCATGGTTGTAGTAGATTCTGCAAGGAATATATCAAGTCAATAATTTTTCATACTACCGTAAAGCACCTTAATTTTCAAGgcgcttaatttttgctgtttttgtgtTTTGAGGGTTAGCAATATCCTTCACAAACCAAAATAGCACGAAATTCATTCAATGGAATGTTTTTAGAGGCACTTAAAAAGTGCCTagaaaatttcgtgctatataGTATTATAATCCTggaacttataattatagcgataATATTAATTCAAACTGACCTCATTTGCACAAGAGTGTCTGTAAACTCCAGGTAGCTAGCCAAGGCAAGAGCACCACTATCCCCTATCACATTCTCCACAAGACTGTGCATGAGGTATCCTTTAAAAGTTAAATCTTCATAAATCTTAATATCATGCACCTCACGGTCTTGAGAGATGTGGCTTTCCTAAGGCCTGGAAGCATGTCAATGACCCCCTTATCTCCAAGTTTGTTTTGATAAagcctgcataattatgaaaggATGAAATCATAATAGGGCACGTAAAATCTATAGTTATTGTGGTAGAATATAAAGCattgcacacactcactcaaCAGTCTCCAACTTTTGTAGAGTTGCAAAAATCTCATTTAAATGAGCACCAGACTTTCCCGTCAAACTTGTCCCACGTAGACTGGAGAAATGAGGTAGTAATTAGGTGCACACACAAGAACAATACAACAAACCCATACCCTAAAATTTTCAGCTCTGTGCACTTGAGCAAGCCCTGCTTCATTTCTCCTAGTCCTTTGTCGCTAATAGGATTGTAGCTGATACTGTGAAATAAGAGATTATTGGTAGGCAACAACATAGCCTTGTGGGACTACTTACTAGAATGTGTGAAGCTGAGGCAAGTTTTCCAAAATACTTGAAACGTGGCTTCCGGAGTCCATATCAAGATCATTCCGAGACACTCTGCACAAAAATCAACCACACATGTTAACaagcacgtacatgtacatacattacatgactgtacgtTACATCCATGTCAGTCGCCCACATAAAATTACTGTGATGTTACAAGTGATacgtcacataattatatacacatacatgaaTGTCTGCAGCTTGGTCATGTCCCTGATAACTGGAGCAAGGTACTGAAAACGTGCAGTCTCGAGCTTGTTCCCATACAGCCTATAAAACAAATCATAAATATAGGTAATGACAAGTCTCCATACAAATCAAAGAATCAAGGAATAAAATGTTTaggtgtatatacattgtagcatgt contains these protein-coding regions:
- the LOC135350885 gene encoding uncharacterized protein LOC135350885 isoform X2, yielding MASSIKSKKLLQLIEDISQEIPPKSLNYDRVCFLLAPILPPNAPKQVLNGENLISRIYFETLKDKEGGLARFWYVLNETQVCPTDWLANLQEYVTEAYFVPESLTPMVHLRAMLLKIVASIANDEGAATRIINTAGDTFKPRTTLNTLSKPLHNKDYTLRLLEFFEVAEKQLEVEPDNLDNLREWLSDAGCKRVIKYCLDSFDPTREIKIQGAWRPPQEKEHSIEEERRPSEGESEMVPMKIL
- the LOC135350885 gene encoding N(G),N(G)-dimethylarginine dimethylaminohydrolase 1-like isoform X1 — encoded protein: MSVLFPLLKRGSRWMVTIKGRSSHSVADYFHFQRAIVGSPESINENFVKNSLRIDQPDKAIVIEKAKQEHSIYVSELRKLIPTIVEVPADDRFPDQVYVEEPAVILNGVALLTKMAPPSRAGEIEPMRKVLESMNLDIVEMKKPGAFLDGGDVLFTGREFFIGLSERTNEAGIEYLSKVFSGWPVTGVKVPKGTLHLKSVCSLAGVDILAISNSPAGRQAWKDMESFGAHKYKQLIFPDDNGANCLFVNGVVLHPPKEEYPRSYEVWKTMKCPTVEIPNSELAKSDGSLTCNSIRIFEI